One window of the Maylandia zebra isolate NMK-2024a linkage group LG19, Mzebra_GT3a, whole genome shotgun sequence genome contains the following:
- the degs2 gene encoding sphingolipid delta(4)-desaturase/C4-monooxygenase DES2, translating into MGKTGGRGDFEWVYTDQPHTSRRKEILAKYPQIKSLMGPDPQLKWVVSGMVLTQFLACFLVQDLSWKWIFFWAYAFGGCINHSLTLAIHDISHNVAFGNKLAKWNRWFAMWANLPIGLPYSAAFKKYHIDHHRYLGGDQLDVDIPTDFEGWFFCTPARKILWLFLQPLFYALRPLVVNPKPVGRLEIQNAMVQLVVDLIIYYLWGVKPIVYLIAGSILGMGLHPISGHFIAEHYMFLKGHETYSYYGALNLITFNVGYHMEHHDFPSIPGSKLPQVKEIAAEYYDSLPQHTSWSRVLWDFVFDDSIGPYSRIKREYKLSKQE; encoded by the exons atggggaagacaggtggAAGAGGCGACTTTGAATGGGTCTACACTGACCAGCCGCACACTTCAAGAAGAAAGGAAATTCTGG CCAAATATCCACAGATCAAGTCTCTGATGGGTCCAGACCCCCAGTTGAAGTGGGTGGTATCGGGCATGGTCCTGACCCAATTCCTGGCCTGCTTCCTGGTCCAGGACCTCTCCTGGAAATGGATCTTCTTCTGGGCCTATGCATTTGGAGGCTGTATTAATCACTCCCTGACTCTGGCTATCCACGACATCTCCCACAACGTGGCTTTTGGTAACAAGCTGGCGAAGTGGAACCGCTGGTTCGCCATGTGGGCCAACCTACCCATCGGGCTGCCCTACTCTGCCGCCTTCAAAAAGTACCACATCGACCACCACCGGTATCTTGGAGGGGACCAGCTTGATGTTGACATACCTACAGACTTTGAGGGATGGTTCTTCTGCACCCCAGCCAGGAAGATCCTCTGGCTCTTCCTCCAGCCATTATTCTACGCCCTGCGCCCATTAGTGGTCAACCCAAAGCCAGTCGGTCGGCTTGAGATCCAGAATGCAATGGTTCAGCTTGTAGTAGACCTAATTATCTACTATTTATGGGGGGTGAAGCCCATCGTTTACCTCATTGCAGGATCTATCTTGGGTATGGGACTGCATCCGATCTCTGGACATTTCATAGCTGAGCACTACATGTTCCTTAAAGGACATGAGACATATTCCTACTATGGAGCGTTGAACTTGATTACCTTCAATGTTGGGTATCACATGGAGCACCACGACTTTCCCAGCATACCCGGCAGTAAGCTACCTCAG GTCAAGGAAATCGCAGCCGAGTATTACGACTCCCTGCCTCAACACACTTCCTGGAGCCGTGTATTGTGGGACTTTGTGTTTGACGACAGCATCGGGCCCTATTCCAGAATCAAACGGGAGTACAAGCTGAGCAAACAGGAATAG
- the tpp1 gene encoding tripeptidyl-peptidase 1 isoform X2, with protein MNKLLVFSLPFLFSSVVWSGYLESDQDVLIPQEWAHVDRVGPTEELELTFALKQQNVHLLEEKLRLVSDPDSVQYGKHLSLEEVASLVRPSDLTEKVVHRWLQSHGITNCLTIRTQDFLQCTMTAETAERLLPGSRFHRYMRDGHYLVRSSAPYSVPDDVHHHLDFVGGLHRLPPKGLDLSKKQKSKAGFHLGVTPAVLRTRYNLTSADVGSVQNNSQAVAQFLEQYYHPADLAEFMAMFGGAFQHRSEVDRVVGTQGGGKAGIEASLDVEYIMSTGANISTWVFTNPGRHESQEPFLQWMILLSNMTDLPWVHTISYGDDEDSLSAAYMTRINTEFMKAGVRGISLLFASGDSGAGCRHLGKENTFRPSFPASSPYVTTVGGTSFKNPYKVTYEVTDSISGGGFSNIFKMPDYQTTAVNSYLKTVAASLPPKSYFNTSGRAYPDMAALSDNYWVVSNRVPVPWVSGTSASTPVVGGMLSLINDQRFMKGLPALGFLNPRLYKLNGKALFDVTEGCHYGCLDEQVQGQGFCAAPSWDPVTGWGTPNYPALLAVLLSD; from the exons ATGAACAAACT ACTGGTCTTCTCCTTGCCCTTTTTATTCAGTTCGGTGGTCTGGAGTGGATATCTGGAGTCAGACCAGGATGTCTT GATACCACAGGAGTGGGCTCATGTGGATCGGGTTGGTCCCACAGAAGAGCTCGAACTGACCTTTGCCCTAAAGCAGCAGAATGTTCACCTGCTGGAGGAAAAGCTCAGGCTGGTGTCAGACCCTGACTCAGTTCAGTATG GTAAGCATCTCAGTCTAGAGGAAGTAGCCTCCCTCGTGCGTCCCTCTGACCTGACCGAGAAAGTGGTGCATCGCTGGCTGCAGAGTCATGGGATTACAAACTGCCTTACGATTCGCACTCAGGACTTTTTGCAGTGCACCATGACTGCAGA GACTGCAGAGAGGTTACTTCCAGGAAGCAGATTTCACCGTTATATGAGAGATGGACATTATTTAGTGAGGTCTTCAGCTCCATACTCGGTTCCCGATGACGTTCATCATCACCTTGACTTTG TTGGAGGACTTCACCGTCTTCCTCCTAAGGGACTGGATCTCAGCAAGAAGCAGAAGTCTAAGGCAGGGTTTCACCTCGGGGTGACTCCTGCTGTTTTAAGGACTCGCTACAATCTAACATCAGCTGATGTGGGATCAGTTCAGAACAACAGCCAAGCTGTAGCTCAA TTTTTGGAGCAATATTACCATCCCGCCGACTTGGCTGAGTTCATGGCCATGTTCGGTGGTGCCTTCCAGCATCGGTCTGAGGTGGATCGAGTTGTAGGAACCCAGGGGGGAGGAAAAGCTGGTATAGAGGCCAGTCTGGATGTAGAGTACATCATGAGCACAGGGGCAAACATCTCCACTTGGGTCTTCACCAATCCAG GTCGCCATGAGTCCCAGGAGCCTTTCCTCCAGTGGATGATTTTGCTCAGCAACATGACTGACCTGCCCTGGGTTCACACTATCAGCTATGGAGATGATGAAGACAGTCTTTCTGCAGCCTACATGACACGCATCAACACAGAGTTCATGAAGGCCGGCGTCAGAGGAATCTCATTGCTCTTTGCTTCTG GTGACAGTGGTGCTGGATGCAGACATCTGGGGAAAGAAAACACCTTCAGGCCCAGTTTCCCTGCCTCAAG CCCATATGTGACTACAGTAGGAGGCACATCCTTCAAGAACCCCTATAAGGTCACGTATGAAGTCACAGACTCAATCAGTGGTGGAGGCTTCAGCAACATCTTTAAGATGCCCGACTACCAG ACCACTGCGGTGAATAGCTATCTAAAGACTGTAGCGGCATCCCTCCCTCCTAAGTCATACTTCAATACCAGCGGAAGGGCTTACCCAGACATGGCTGCCCTATCTGATAATTACTGGGTGGTCAGCAACAGAGTGCCTGTCCCGTGGGTGTCGGGGACCTCG GCATCGACCCCTGTAGTCGGAGGTATGCTTTCCCTCATCAATGATCAACGTTTCATGAAGGGCCTGCCTGCCCTGGGCTTCCTCAACCCCCGACTCTATAAGCTGAATGGAAAGGCCTTATTTGAT GTAACTGAAGGTTGCCACTATGGCTGTCTGGACGAGCAGGTTCAAGGGCAGGGTTTCTGTGCCGCACCTTCGTGGGATCCTGTTACCGGCTGGGGTACGCCAAACTATCCTGCCCTGCTGGCTGTCCTCCTGAGTGATTAG
- the evla gene encoding enah/Vasp-like a isoform X4 — protein sequence MITPEVSPGVLRQVSSAIIILSPVVQRQNGPSSDENEAQRRMMEQHQMHKERERRTSGSVVSTLQYKVSTPPIHPDTPPEYRHYRASTLPPSYVRVASSSPPTSASMSPSQEKEAGAARDKAQLSSQLSTSLASAFSPVQAGVTTQGRQVRQIPLSPPTAARHLHLQQQQQQQDTMLPPKHGTWSASHLQQMYAQFPQSSSPPVMMAMPVKQGLPPQPVLPVAHPLPPVSTRMKPPPFDPNTVTTPHQYPQHHPHPHSNGQPDDSYSPHSQHLPLTPQYCEAIPLPPLTSQTPPGPPPSHQPQYPSTFHPQQQQQQQHQQQQVYHQQAQPPTTTSSSSSSPPSYTAMSDGGSPKKTPSPVPQPTPMTSSTAAPAPMAGPPAPPPPPGPPPPMAVPPPMPPPLPAGGGPPGGPPGVQHQPSGLAAALAGAKLRKVNRDESSPPGSSGKSDSNRSSGGSGGGGEGLMQEMNALLARRRKASEKPDEDDSGGRGSGQQNSTDAVKRPWERSNSAEKSSLVSRVRPIGSTSEADTEFDRMKQEILDEVVRELHKVKDEIINAIRQEIGRISTS from the exons GCCCAGTCGTGCAGCGCCAAAATGGGCCCTCCTCGGACGAAAACGAAGCACAGAGGAG GATGATGGAGCAACATCAGATGCACAAGGAGAGGGAGCGACGGACGTCAGGATCAG TCGTTTCCACTCTCCAATATAAAGTGTCCACCCCTCCCATCCACCCAGACACTCCTCCCGagtacagacattacagagcTAGCACACTGCCACCCTCCTACGTCCGCGTggcatcctcctctcctcccacCTCCGCCTCCATGTCTCCCTCTCAGGAGAAGGAGGCGGGAGCCGCTAGGGACAAGGCCCAGCTCTCCTCCCAGCTCTCCACCTCGCTCGCATCAGCCTTTTCCCCAGTCCAGGCAGGAGTGACCACCCAGGGCCGACAGGTCCGTCAGATCcccctatctccacccaccgcAGCCCGCCACCTTCACCttcaacagcaacaacagcaacaagacACCATGCTGCCCCCTAAACACGGCACCTGGTCTGCTTCACACTTGCAGCAAATGTACGCCCAGTTTCCCCAGTCCTCGTCCCCCCCAGTAATGATGGCCATGCCGGTGAAGCAGGGTTTGCCCCCGCAGCCGGTCCTCCCGGTGGCTCACCCCCTCCCACCTGTAAGCACTAGGATGAAGCCCCCACCTTTCGATCCCAATACCGTTACAACCCCTCACCAATACCCTCAGCACCACCCACACCCTCACTCCAACGGCCAGCCAGACGATTCCTACTCCCCTCATTCTCAGCACCTGCCACTCACACCACAGTACTGCGAGGCCATCCCACTGCCCCCTCTCACAAGTCAGACACCCCCAGGCCCTCCCCCCAGCCACCAGCCCCAGTACCCATCCACTTTCcacccacagcagcagcaacaacaacagcatcagcagcagcaggtgtacCACCAGCAGGCCCAGCCCCCTACCaccacctcttcctcctcctcctcgcccCCCTCTTACACTGCCATGTCTGACGGGGGCTCGCCCAAGAAGACCCCCTCCCCTGTCCCCCAGCCAACCCCTATGACCAGCAGCA CCGCAGCTCCAGCACCTATGGCTGGTCCTCcagccccaccaccaccacctggtCCACCACCCCCAATGGCCGTGCCGCCACCCATGCcccctccattacccgctggtgGAGGGCCTCCTGGTGGCCCACCTGGGGTCCAACACCAACCCTCAGGACTGGCTGCGGCACTGGCTGGAGCCAAGCTACGTAAAGTGAATAGG gATGAGAGCAGCCCTCCTGGTTCTAGTGGCAAAAGTGACTCCAACCGGTCTAGCGGTGGCAGTGGCGGCGGAGGGGAGGGACTGATGCAGGAGATGAATGCCTTACTAGCACGCAG aCGAAAAGCTTCTGAGAAACCTGATGAA GATGACTCAGGTGGTCGGGGATCAGGTCAGCAGAACTCAACAG ATGCTGTGAAGAGGCCATGGGAGCGATCCAACTCTGCAGAAAAGTCCTCACTGGTGTCCAG AGTAAGGCCCATCGGCAGCACTAGTGAAGCAGACACAGAGTTTGACAGGATGAAACAG GAGATTTTGGACGAAGTCGTGCGCGAGTTGCATAAAGTGAAAGACGAGATCATTAACG cCATCAGACAAGAAATTGGCAGAATCAGTACATCCTAA
- the yy1a gene encoding transcriptional repressor protein YY1a codes for MASGDTLYIETDGSEMPAEIVELHEIEVETIETTVVGDDGEHQPMIALQPLDTDDPNSIHPHQEVILVQTREEVVGEDDSELHTDDGFEDQILIPVPAVEEDYIEQTLVTVAGKSSSTGRMKKAGSGKKSGKKSYLSGGEMGRKWEQKQVQIKTLEGEFSVTMWASDDKKDIDHEEQITGENSPPDYSEYMTGKKLPPGGIPGIDLSDPKQLAEFARMKPRKVKEDDAPRTIACPHKGCTKMFRDNSAMRKHLHTHGPRVHVCAECGKAFVESSKLKRHQLVHTGEKPFQCTFEGCGKRFSLDFNLRTHVRIHTGDRPYVCPFDGCNKKFAQSTNLKSHILTHAKAKNNQ; via the exons ATGGCATCGGGGGACACCCTGTACATAGAAACGGATGGCTCAGAAATGCCGGCCGAAATAGTTGAATTGCACGAAATCGAAGTAGAGACAATCGAGACCACAGTTGTTGGAGACGACGGTGAGCACCAGCCTATGATCGCCTTACAGCCTCTCGATACAGATGATCCGAACTCGATTCACCCGCACCAGGAGGTGATTTTGGTGCAGACGAGAGAAGAAGTGGTGGGTGAGGATGACTCCGAACTGCACACAGATGATGGTTTCGAGGACCAAATTCTTATCCCAGTGCCCGCCGTGGAGGAGGACTATATCGAACAGACTCTGGTTACTGTGGCCGGGAAAAGCTCGTCAACAGGCCGGATGAAGAAGGCTGGAAGCGGAAAGAAATCGGGCAAAAAGAGCTACCTGAGTGGGGGAgaaatgggcagaaaatgggaACAGAAGCAGGTCCAGATAAAGACGTTGGAGGGGGAATTTTCAGTCACTATGTGGGCATCGG ATGACAAAAAGGACATAGACCACGAGGAGCAAATCACAGGAGAAAACTCTCCTCCAGATTATTCGGAATACATGACAGGGAAAAAGCTTCCTCCTGGAGGCATCCCAGGCATTGACCTGTCAGACCCCAAACAGCTGGCAGAGTTTGCAAG AATGAAGCCGAGAAAAGTAAAAGAAGATGACGCGCCCAGGACGATAGCCTGTCCACACAAA GGATGTACCAAGATGTTCAGGGACAACTCTGCAATGAGGAAACACTTGCACACCCACGGACCTCGGGTGCACGTCTGCGCAGAGTGCGGCAAAGCGTTTGTCGAGAGTTCGAAATTGAAGAGGCACCAACTCGTACACACGGGAGAGAAACCTTTCCAG TGCACATTTGAGGGCTGTGGCAAGCGGTTCTCCCTGGACTTTAACTTGCGCACACATGTGCGTATTCACACTGGAGACCGTCCGTATGTTTGCCCCTTTGATGGCTGCAACAAAAAATTTGCCCAGTCCACCAACCTGAAGTCTCACATCCTCACACACGCCAAAGCCAAAAATAACCAGTGA
- the tpp1 gene encoding tripeptidyl-peptidase 1 isoform X1: MNKLRLVFSLPFLFSSVVWSGYLESDQDVLIPQEWAHVDRVGPTEELELTFALKQQNVHLLEEKLRLVSDPDSVQYGKHLSLEEVASLVRPSDLTEKVVHRWLQSHGITNCLTIRTQDFLQCTMTAETAERLLPGSRFHRYMRDGHYLVRSSAPYSVPDDVHHHLDFVGGLHRLPPKGLDLSKKQKSKAGFHLGVTPAVLRTRYNLTSADVGSVQNNSQAVAQFLEQYYHPADLAEFMAMFGGAFQHRSEVDRVVGTQGGGKAGIEASLDVEYIMSTGANISTWVFTNPGRHESQEPFLQWMILLSNMTDLPWVHTISYGDDEDSLSAAYMTRINTEFMKAGVRGISLLFASGDSGAGCRHLGKENTFRPSFPASSPYVTTVGGTSFKNPYKVTYEVTDSISGGGFSNIFKMPDYQTTAVNSYLKTVAASLPPKSYFNTSGRAYPDMAALSDNYWVVSNRVPVPWVSGTSASTPVVGGMLSLINDQRFMKGLPALGFLNPRLYKLNGKALFDVTEGCHYGCLDEQVQGQGFCAAPSWDPVTGWGTPNYPALLAVLLSD, from the exons ATGAACAAACT CAGACTGGTCTTCTCCTTGCCCTTTTTATTCAGTTCGGTGGTCTGGAGTGGATATCTGGAGTCAGACCAGGATGTCTT GATACCACAGGAGTGGGCTCATGTGGATCGGGTTGGTCCCACAGAAGAGCTCGAACTGACCTTTGCCCTAAAGCAGCAGAATGTTCACCTGCTGGAGGAAAAGCTCAGGCTGGTGTCAGACCCTGACTCAGTTCAGTATG GTAAGCATCTCAGTCTAGAGGAAGTAGCCTCCCTCGTGCGTCCCTCTGACCTGACCGAGAAAGTGGTGCATCGCTGGCTGCAGAGTCATGGGATTACAAACTGCCTTACGATTCGCACTCAGGACTTTTTGCAGTGCACCATGACTGCAGA GACTGCAGAGAGGTTACTTCCAGGAAGCAGATTTCACCGTTATATGAGAGATGGACATTATTTAGTGAGGTCTTCAGCTCCATACTCGGTTCCCGATGACGTTCATCATCACCTTGACTTTG TTGGAGGACTTCACCGTCTTCCTCCTAAGGGACTGGATCTCAGCAAGAAGCAGAAGTCTAAGGCAGGGTTTCACCTCGGGGTGACTCCTGCTGTTTTAAGGACTCGCTACAATCTAACATCAGCTGATGTGGGATCAGTTCAGAACAACAGCCAAGCTGTAGCTCAA TTTTTGGAGCAATATTACCATCCCGCCGACTTGGCTGAGTTCATGGCCATGTTCGGTGGTGCCTTCCAGCATCGGTCTGAGGTGGATCGAGTTGTAGGAACCCAGGGGGGAGGAAAAGCTGGTATAGAGGCCAGTCTGGATGTAGAGTACATCATGAGCACAGGGGCAAACATCTCCACTTGGGTCTTCACCAATCCAG GTCGCCATGAGTCCCAGGAGCCTTTCCTCCAGTGGATGATTTTGCTCAGCAACATGACTGACCTGCCCTGGGTTCACACTATCAGCTATGGAGATGATGAAGACAGTCTTTCTGCAGCCTACATGACACGCATCAACACAGAGTTCATGAAGGCCGGCGTCAGAGGAATCTCATTGCTCTTTGCTTCTG GTGACAGTGGTGCTGGATGCAGACATCTGGGGAAAGAAAACACCTTCAGGCCCAGTTTCCCTGCCTCAAG CCCATATGTGACTACAGTAGGAGGCACATCCTTCAAGAACCCCTATAAGGTCACGTATGAAGTCACAGACTCAATCAGTGGTGGAGGCTTCAGCAACATCTTTAAGATGCCCGACTACCAG ACCACTGCGGTGAATAGCTATCTAAAGACTGTAGCGGCATCCCTCCCTCCTAAGTCATACTTCAATACCAGCGGAAGGGCTTACCCAGACATGGCTGCCCTATCTGATAATTACTGGGTGGTCAGCAACAGAGTGCCTGTCCCGTGGGTGTCGGGGACCTCG GCATCGACCCCTGTAGTCGGAGGTATGCTTTCCCTCATCAATGATCAACGTTTCATGAAGGGCCTGCCTGCCCTGGGCTTCCTCAACCCCCGACTCTATAAGCTGAATGGAAAGGCCTTATTTGAT GTAACTGAAGGTTGCCACTATGGCTGTCTGGACGAGCAGGTTCAAGGGCAGGGTTTCTGTGCCGCACCTTCGTGGGATCCTGTTACCGGCTGGGGTACGCCAAACTATCCTGCCCTGCTGGCTGTCCTCCTGAGTGATTAG